The Methylotenera sp. G11 genome includes a window with the following:
- a CDS encoding HlyD family type I secretion periplasmic adaptor subunit: protein MLQKTDPKKKNVISLFSRLIEFFSIKPQQVSSSDIELLSDSNAALFESAPRFGSMIIRSVFAFIFIFLIWAYFAEIDEITVGEGKVIPSSQVQVIQNLEGGIVSDIPVKVGDLVQKGQIIMKLDPTRFSSSMNETQAKQEALLAKVSRLEAEATGQPFKPPAELMKTNPQLVNEERMLMETRQQELNTAMMVLRQQAEQRAQELSEKKASYQQLQESHDLVSQELKISKPMAAQGVMSAVEILRLERQLSDVKGQMDAARLAIPRLEQASAEARSKITASMAKFRSDAAADLNLARAELAGTSAVSMAAEDRLARTAVRSPVAGIIKQLKVTTVGGVIQPGMEVMEIVPLEDNLLVETKIRPSDVGFISPGQEATVKVTAYDFSIYGGLDANVENITADTITTEKGDKTESFYIVRVRTKSTTFSASKKALPIMPGMVATVHIKTGKKTILSYLLKPIIKARYDAMRER, encoded by the coding sequence ATGTTGCAAAAAACTGATCCAAAGAAGAAAAACGTAATATCGCTGTTTTCGAGATTGATTGAATTTTTTTCCATAAAGCCGCAGCAGGTAAGCAGCAGCGATATTGAGCTGCTGTCTGACAGCAATGCTGCACTGTTTGAGTCTGCGCCACGCTTTGGTTCCATGATTATCCGCAGTGTGTTTGCATTTATATTCATTTTCCTGATCTGGGCTTATTTTGCCGAGATCGATGAAATCACCGTGGGCGAGGGCAAGGTGATTCCCTCCAGCCAGGTGCAGGTGATCCAGAATCTGGAAGGCGGTATCGTTTCCGACATTCCGGTCAAGGTTGGCGATCTGGTGCAGAAAGGCCAGATCATCATGAAGCTGGATCCGACACGTTTTTCTTCATCCATGAATGAGACGCAGGCCAAGCAGGAAGCCCTGCTGGCAAAAGTGTCGCGCCTGGAGGCCGAAGCAACCGGCCAGCCATTTAAGCCGCCCGCTGAACTCATGAAAACCAACCCGCAGCTGGTCAATGAGGAGCGGATGCTCATGGAAACGCGCCAGCAGGAACTGAATACCGCGATGATGGTGCTTCGCCAGCAGGCTGAACAGCGTGCTCAGGAGCTGAGTGAAAAGAAAGCCAGTTACCAGCAGCTGCAGGAAAGCCATGATTTAGTGAGTCAGGAGCTTAAAATCAGCAAGCCTATGGCCGCCCAGGGCGTGATGTCGGCGGTGGAGATCCTGCGTCTGGAACGCCAGTTAAGTGACGTGAAAGGGCAGATGGATGCCGCGCGTCTGGCGATACCGCGGCTGGAACAGGCCTCAGCCGAGGCACGCTCCAAAATCACGGCTTCCATGGCAAAATTCCGCTCCGATGCAGCCGCCGACCTGAACCTGGCCAGAGCCGAGCTGGCCGGTACCAGTGCTGTCAGCATGGCAGCGGAAGACAGGCTGGCGCGTACCGCAGTGAGGTCTCCCGTAGCCGGAATTATCAAGCAGCTCAAGGTCACAACGGTCGGTGGCGTGATTCAGCCAGGCATGGAAGTGATGGAAATCGTACCTTTGGAGGATAATTTACTGGTGGAAACCAAAATCCGTCCTTCAGATGTCGGTTTTATCAGCCCCGGCCAGGAAGCCACTGTCAAGGTGACCGCCTATGACTTCTCAATCTACGGTGGCCTTGATGCAAATGTCGAGAATATCACCGCGGATACGATCACAACCGAGAAAGGCGATAAAACCGAGAGCTTCTACATTGTCCGCGTGCGCACGAAATCAACCACGTTCAGTGCCAGCAAAAAGGCGCTCCCTATCATGCCTGGCATGGTTGCGACAGTACACATAAAAACTGGCAAGAAAACCATCCTGAGTTATCTGCTCAAGCCCATCATCAAGGCCAGGTATGATGCCATGCGCGAGCGCTAG
- a CDS encoding type I secretion system permease/ATPase, giving the protein MAESAIKKEAWDIPKDALLPDDPLTNCLVLLTRIQHRPFSAQTLIAGLPLDSSRLTPDLFPRAAARAGLTARVVKRPLDKIADITLPVVLLLKDGGAAILLRNARNGSVRLLSPEAGAAEMEVPLEEIGALYTGFAIYVKPAFKFDSRSDVSFIPRPVNWFWDTVKLAWPIYSEVLAASLLVNLFALAIPLFTMNVYDRVVPNNTFETLWVLVVGVVVIYIFDFVMRTLRGYFIDVAGKKIDIILSANIFERIQAIRMEARPQSVGAIASSVQEFESFREFITSATITTLVDLPFLVIFLFIIWWLGGVAVVPVLVAAPLILMVSFMVQKSLASVIGETFRTSSQRQATLIETLTGLETIKAIGAEGPMQRRWEQQIGHLGKLSLKARVLSLLATNSATFFQTMATVGVVVAGVYLISEKEMTMGALVACSLLSGRALAPLSQIASLLTRFHHARAALDGINRMMALPVEREPGKSFVNRQSFKGEIEFKNVSFSYPGQQVGALQNVSFHVKPGDRLGIIGRIGSGKTTIEKLILGLYQPTEGSIWVDGVDIRQIDPAELRKNIGYVPDEPLLFFGTVRDNIVLGAPYVDDLAVIRAANISCASEFINRHPQGFDMPIGERGAGLSSGQKQSVAIARGLLLDPPILMLDDPSNSLDNRSEDNLKVKLEQHTQGKTLILITHRSSMLTLVNRLLVIDNGRIVADGPKDQILKALAGGGLNVAKN; this is encoded by the coding sequence ATGGCTGAAAGTGCAATAAAAAAAGAAGCCTGGGATATACCCAAAGACGCTTTGCTCCCAGATGATCCACTGACTAATTGCCTGGTGTTGCTGACGAGGATCCAGCACCGGCCATTTTCAGCCCAAACCCTGATTGCAGGATTGCCGCTTGATTCATCGCGGCTTACCCCCGACCTGTTCCCGCGGGCGGCAGCGCGCGCCGGCTTGACTGCGCGCGTTGTGAAACGCCCATTGGACAAGATCGCCGATATTACGTTGCCGGTAGTGCTGCTGCTAAAGGATGGCGGGGCAGCCATCCTGCTGCGGAATGCCAGGAATGGATCGGTGCGCTTGCTGAGCCCGGAAGCCGGAGCCGCCGAGATGGAAGTGCCGCTGGAGGAAATTGGCGCACTTTACACAGGCTTTGCCATTTACGTTAAACCGGCTTTCAAGTTTGACAGCCGTTCGGATGTCAGTTTCATTCCACGTCCTGTGAACTGGTTCTGGGATACGGTAAAACTGGCCTGGCCGATCTATAGCGAAGTCCTTGCGGCATCGCTGCTTGTGAACCTCTTTGCATTGGCGATACCTTTATTCACGATGAATGTGTACGATCGCGTTGTCCCTAACAATACGTTTGAAACCTTGTGGGTGCTTGTTGTCGGGGTCGTTGTCATTTATATATTCGACTTCGTGATGCGCACGCTGAGAGGATATTTCATTGATGTTGCCGGCAAAAAAATAGACATTATTTTATCCGCCAATATTTTTGAGAGGATCCAGGCCATCCGCATGGAAGCCCGGCCGCAGTCCGTAGGCGCCATCGCCAGCAGTGTGCAGGAGTTTGAGTCTTTCCGTGAATTCATCACATCCGCAACGATCACTACCCTGGTTGATTTGCCGTTCCTGGTGATATTCCTTTTCATTATCTGGTGGCTGGGCGGCGTAGCTGTCGTTCCGGTGCTGGTGGCGGCGCCATTGATCCTGATGGTATCTTTCATGGTGCAGAAGTCGCTCGCAAGCGTGATCGGCGAGACATTCCGCACATCTTCACAACGGCAGGCTACCTTAATCGAAACGCTGACCGGGCTGGAAACCATCAAGGCCATCGGTGCCGAAGGGCCTATGCAGCGCCGGTGGGAACAGCAGATCGGCCACCTTGGCAAACTGAGCTTAAAGGCGCGTGTGCTGTCATTGCTGGCGACGAACTCCGCCACTTTCTTCCAGACTATGGCGACGGTTGGCGTAGTGGTGGCAGGGGTTTACCTGATATCGGAAAAAGAAATGACCATGGGCGCGCTGGTGGCCTGCAGCCTGCTATCAGGGCGCGCATTGGCGCCACTGTCGCAAATCGCTTCATTGTTGACCCGCTTTCATCATGCCCGTGCCGCACTTGACGGTATCAACCGCATGATGGCGCTTCCCGTTGAACGCGAGCCAGGAAAGAGTTTTGTGAATCGCCAGAGCTTTAAAGGCGAGATTGAATTCAAGAATGTCAGTTTCAGTTATCCCGGCCAGCAGGTCGGGGCATTGCAGAATGTCTCTTTTCATGTGAAACCAGGTGATCGTCTCGGCATCATAGGCCGTATCGGTTCCGGTAAAACCACCATCGAAAAGCTCATTCTGGGGCTGTACCAGCCTACAGAAGGTTCGATATGGGTCGACGGTGTCGATATACGCCAGATTGATCCGGCAGAACTGCGCAAGAATATCGGTTATGTGCCGGATGAGCCTTTGCTGTTCTTTGGCACGGTGCGTGACAACATAGTGCTTGGCGCACCCTATGTCGATGACCTGGCGGTAATCCGTGCCGCGAACATTTCCTGCGCATCCGAGTTCATCAACCGCCATCCGCAAGGTTTCGATATGCCGATAGGCGAGCGTGGTGCCGGCTTGTCCAGCGGGCAGAAACAGTCGGTGGCAATTGCGCGGGGCCTGCTGCTGGATCCGCCGATCCTGATGCTGGATGACCCAAGCAACTCGCTGGATAATCGCAGCGAAGATAACCTTAAGGTGAAGCTGGAACAGCACACGCAAGGCAAGACGCTGATACTGATTACACACCGGTCTTCGATGCTGACCCTGGTCAACAGGCTGCTTGTCATTGACAACGGGCGCATTGTTGCAGACGGGCCAAAAGATCAGATTTTAAAAGCATTAGCAGGTGGAGGATTAAATGTTGCAAAAAACTGA
- a CDS encoding response regulator transcription factor yields MNFLVSKNPVLIDQYWNILLEQGSSLLLSDFTDLVWRAKTSDKGLVLVDTQVDGFAGMHSLTELKRINQSLKVLIIAIDLTTEDELSALAAGASGSCRSNLLPDKVRQIFTTVQDGGVWISSTGLPQLLQRFKRLEEMSSKNAPKNESAQQHEKISSLTPREREIVELVASGDCNKIIASKLNIADRTVKAHLSVIFQKLKVNDRLQLALLANKSLDNKNRAGL; encoded by the coding sequence ATGAATTTCCTAGTCAGCAAAAATCCAGTTCTGATTGACCAGTATTGGAATATTTTGCTGGAACAAGGTTCGTCATTATTACTATCCGACTTCACAGACCTGGTGTGGAGGGCGAAAACATCAGATAAAGGGCTGGTGCTCGTGGACACCCAGGTCGATGGCTTTGCCGGGATGCATAGCCTCACCGAGCTGAAACGCATCAACCAAAGCCTCAAAGTGCTCATCATCGCGATTGACCTGACAACCGAAGACGAGCTGTCGGCACTGGCAGCAGGGGCATCCGGCAGCTGCCGATCCAATCTGCTGCCGGATAAAGTACGCCAGATATTTACCACAGTGCAGGATGGCGGTGTCTGGATTTCAAGCACGGGGTTACCGCAGTTATTGCAGCGTTTCAAGCGCCTGGAAGAGATGTCGAGTAAAAACGCTCCAAAAAATGAATCTGCCCAGCAGCATGAAAAAATATCGTCATTGACCCCGCGCGAACGAGAAATCGTAGAATTGGTCGCAAGCGGCGATTGCAATAAAATCATCGCCAGCAAACTCAACATTGCAGACCGTACCGTAAAGGCGCATTTGTCAGTGATATTTCAAAAACTGAAAGTCAACGACCGACTGCAATTAGCCTTGCTGGCTAACAAGTCCTTGGATAATAAAAATCGTGCCGGTTTATAG
- a CDS encoding GTP-binding protein codes for MENKIIFAGPVGSGKTTSISSVSDILVVGTEAKATDEVAQRKDNTTVAMDYGILNLEGGSKVHLYGTPGQDRFNFMWEILSENAMGFVILIDSARPDPLADLDHYLTAFSKPIAKCNGVVVIGVTRTELNPQGGLLDKLHERVMAHQLNIPILEVDGRERQDVKQMLLALLALLDPSTSRH; via the coding sequence ATGGAAAACAAAATCATTTTTGCAGGTCCGGTCGGATCCGGAAAAACCACATCAATCAGTTCTGTCAGCGACATTCTGGTAGTCGGTACGGAGGCGAAAGCGACCGACGAGGTTGCACAGCGCAAGGATAATACTACCGTAGCCATGGATTACGGCATCCTGAATCTTGAAGGTGGCAGTAAAGTGCATCTTTACGGCACACCCGGGCAGGACCGCTTCAACTTCATGTGGGAAATCCTGAGCGAAAACGCGATGGGCTTCGTCATCCTGATCGATAGCGCAAGGCCAGATCCGCTGGCAGACCTGGACCATTACCTGACGGCATTCAGCAAACCTATCGCTAAATGCAATGGCGTGGTTGTGATTGGCGTTACCCGCACCGAGCTCAACCCGCAGGGCGGGCTGCTGGATAAACTCCATGAGCGTGTGATGGCGCATCAATTGAATATCCCGATTTTAGAAGTGGACGGGCGTGAGCGGCAGGATGTGAAACAAATGCTGCTAGCCCTGCTCGCTTTGCTGGACCCAAGCACAAGCCGCCATTAA